A segment of the Gemmatimonadota bacterium genome:
AACGGCGTCCACTCGCGAGGGACGCCGGACGCGGCATCGACAACCAGGACGCCGGTCATCTGCGGCCGGCCACGCCCACCGCCCGCGATCAGCGCCTCGACCGTGCCGTCCCTGCGGACCGGCAGCGCCAGGGTCAGGGTCTGCCAACCGTCCACCCACTCCTCGGCCGACCGCAGGACCGCACCGAGGTCGGGATCGTCCTCGTCCGACGCCGAAGGCGGCGCCTCCGAGGCGCCCTCCGGTCTTTCCACCCTTGCAGGTTCGCTCGCAGTTCCCGGCTCGGCCGGGACCTCGAGCGCCGTTCCCGGCCACCCACCAGCCGGAAGCGCCTGGCCTGCCGCCGGATAAACGCGGTCCGCCAGCTCCGGGTAAGACACGAGAGATCCCGTCAGAACGATCACGCTCAGCGGAAGGATCGACCATACGCCCACCACGCGATGTCGGTTGTTGTCTCTGGCAGCCCTGCCTTCGCAACTTCTGAAAAGGAACCCGGCAAGGAACGCCCGCCGGCCGCCCTGCTTCGGCCACCAGAGTATGGGCCCGGTTACGAGGAGAAGGAAGAAGAGGATGTTCGCCGCGCCGCTCACGGCCCGTCCGTCGCGCACCATTCGGCCGGGTACGTTGAACCAGCGGTGCCACTCCCGGACCTCCTCGTAGAACGCCGTCGGGTTGGCGGTGCCGACCACTTCGCCGCGGTAGGGATCGACGAACACGTGACGGTACCTTCCCGAGCTCACCCTTGCCGGGGCCTGAGGATCGGAGCGGTACCGGAGGTCGGTCGCGACGAATGGGGATTCGAGCTCCGCCGACCACTCCCGGACCACGTTCAGCAGGAATGCGGGAGCGATTTTCCGAGCGGGCGGATCGGACGTGACGGGAGGCGCGACCTGGTGGCGGCGCTCGGCGATGGCGGTGACCATGCCCTCGGTCGAGAGGATCGCTCCGGTCGCCGCCATGACGAGCACGGGCACCCCGGCCGCCGCGCCCACCGTCAGATGGAGGACGAAGACGAAATCGCGGAGAATGCGGCTGCGGCGCACCCTGCCGGTCGAGGTCATTCGAGATGGGTCAGGGTCGAGGGCGGGCGAGTTCGGCAAAAGGGATTCGTTCTCGGGGCTTCCGGGGGCGGTCTCCTCGTTCTAGCTTGACTGAGGCTGGCTGCATCGGCAAGCCCCCGGCCCGAATACCGTCAGACCGCCTCGCTCGGCGGGCACTTCAACACAGACCGTCATGCTCCGCAACCCGACTCGACCGCATCGCGCCGCCACCGCGCTGATCCTCCCCACGGTTCTGCTCACCCAAGCGGTTCCCGGACCGGAGCTGGCGGCCCAGACCCCGTCCACCGACTCGATCCCGCGGCTCACGGTCGAGCCGACTTCGGCGACGATCGAGATCGGCGAGAGCTTCAACCTGACGGTCAACGTCATCGACAGCGACGGCGAGACGACCACCTCCTTCCCGCCGCTGATCCTTCCCAGCGCGAGGGACGCCCTGTCGATCGACGGCATGGAAGTGACGGGACTCAGGGTGGGCGAGTACGCAATTTACGTCACTACGGCCGAGTACACCATTTACGCCGCCGACTTTCTCCGTGACACCGGCGAGGGGCACGTCGTCGAGGTTCCGGTCACCGTAACTCTGCCCCCGGTGGTCTCGGTCGAGGTGAGGCCGGAGCTCGAAACCGTGATCGTCGGTCACACGGTCCCGCACGAGGCGGACGCCTTCCATGAACGCGAAATCATCCGGACGGACGTGACGGCGGTGTGGGTCTCCTCGAATCCCGAGATCGCGACGGTCGATCCCTTCGGAAACGTGCGCGGGTTCGGGATCGGCGAGGCCACGATAACGGCCACGGTCGCGGGAATCTCGGGCAGCGTCACCCACGAGGTCGGGGCTTCGCCGGCCGCTTCGCTGGCGATCGAAGGAGGAGCGCGCGAAGTCAGAACCGGAGACGTCCAGAATTTCACCGTCCTCGCGCTTACGACGGAGGGCCGACCCGTCCCGGAGGTTCCCGTCAGTTGGGCCTACGCTTACCAGCCCGACGACTCGGTGCGGGCCCCCGCCGGTACCGCCCAGATCGAGCACGGCCGCATGGTGGCCGACGTTCCCGGCCTCTTCACCGCCATCGCCACCTCGGGAAACCTCAGGGCCGAATACTCCTTCCGAGTGGTCTCCCGCAACGCGGTGCGCAAGCTCGAGGTGATCGGCCAGGGCCGCGAGAGCCGGGTCTTCACGACCGA
Coding sequences within it:
- a CDS encoding PepSY domain-containing protein, which encodes MTSTGRVRRSRILRDFVFVLHLTVGAAAGVPVLVMAATGAILSTEGMVTAIAERRHQVAPPVTSDPPARKIAPAFLLNVVREWSAELESPFVATDLRYRSDPQAPARVSSGRYRHVFVDPYRGEVVGTANPTAFYEEVREWHRWFNVPGRMVRDGRAVSGAANILFFLLLVTGPILWWPKQGGRRAFLAGFLFRSCEGRAARDNNRHRVVGVWSILPLSVIVLTGSLVSYPELADRVYPAAGQALPAGGWPGTALEVPAEPGTASEPARVERPEGASEAPPSASDEDDPDLGAVLRSAEEWVDGWQTLTLALPVRRDGTVEALIAGGGRGRPQMTGVLVVDAASGVPREWTPFSAVAPARRAREIFQHAHTGEYFGAAGQLAAGIFSLGACFMVWTGLSMAFRRLRRWRGRVTAANPDPASARIQS